The DNA sequence ACAATGAACTTGATTATTCAATGGATGTCCAGGGAACAGAGATCAGGTTTATTCCGGGCTGGGATTTGTTTATTGGTTTGAACTGGCAGGGGTTGGGCGCTTGGCGGCAGGGTCGATAGTTAGAAGCAAGGGCCAAGGGGAAAGGGAAGATGGGCATAGATTACTTTGTTGCCATGGCTTTTGGTAACAAGTACTGGTTCAGCCGGTTCCCGGCCTGGCAATGACACTGGGCCGTGTCTGTCCAGGGCAGAGAGTGGGGATTGGTTGCAGCTTTTGTTCTGGATTGCCGGCAAAATGATTTTAACCAGCGGAAATCAAGGGGATCAGGGGGTTAAAATCTTCTTTCTTTGTGCATCCGATAAGATCAAAAAGCAAAGCATATCAGCCGCTGATAACGCAGATCTCTGCAGATAAGAAGAGCATTATATAATGAAAAAGGCCGGCCAGGTTCAACCTGGCCGGCCTTTGTAAGGTCTGGAATACACCAGTAAGCTTAGAACTGGTATCTGAAGCCAAAGGCTGCTTTCCAGGAATTATCTCCAGGTACGTCAACAGGATCTCCGTTATTCGTGCGGCTGGCTCGATTGACGTTGATGTAGCCCAGCTCCAGGATGGCGGCCAGGTTGTCATACATCTGGTAGGTTGTGTCGAAGTTGATTTCCCACAGGTAATCCCGGGTAGTGAAAACCTGGTTTCCAACCTCCTCATCAAGATAATCCTTGTGGTTGGTGCCCCGGTAGTAAGCTAGCAGAAAATCGTGGGATACCCTGTCCATGAGGCTGATGTCACCCAGCCTGAAGCCTGCGGCCCACATGCCCGTGGTTCGAAGCATGTTCATGGCTGATCTCTGGGTGAAAGCAGGAACCTGTCCGGCAGCATGTCCAGGGTCAGATCCGAAATTGGACCCGTTAAAGGCAAAAGAAGACATGGTCAGTCTGGGGGTCAAAGCAGGCATGCGCCGACCTTTTTTGTCGCCCCTGAGACTGGTCCTGGACTCGCCTGACTCATAAAGAAAGAAGAGTTCAGGAGTCATCATGTCCATTTTGCAGGCCACTGAGAGGCTGGCTATCCAGCCGGCTGTTTCTCCGATTTTATCGCCCACCAGATATATATTATCCGGTTCTGTATAACTCAGGTATCTGCTGGATTGTCCATAATTGAAATCCGCATTGACCACCCATGGATCAAACCGGTTCAGGGTCATGTTGATTCCGGCCCAGAATACGTTCATCTGTTTCCAGTTAAACCCCGAAGCATCCACCCAGAATGGATTGTTTCCGTAAAAATCAGTGTAGGATATCGGTGCGTACTTTCCAGCCCGGGCATAGGCCAGAAAGGGATTGATCTGCAATCCCTCCAGGGTAAAGGGGGCAACTGTGAAGAGAAGGTCAACTTCATCCCTGGATTTTTCAAAGTTGCCTCCTCCAAGGTCCCATCTTTCCCGCTTGTCGTTGACCCTCAGCCAACCCAGAGTCAGTCCGAGTTTTTGGTTTACAGGGGTGGAAGCCACCACACCATATTCTTCAGAATCCAGGATGTGGGAGCCCAGGGTGTTGGGCAGAACAACAGTCTGCAGGCCGGCTTTGACATTGATTTTTGTGCTGGGGACATAGTACTCGATGTAGGCCTGATCAAAGCCCAGACTTACAGTTTCTCCAACATCAAACTGGCCGGTTGCAGCGCGTTCTCCCCACCGAACATTATCAGTAGTAATCCGGAGTACTCCGCGCAGGTTTTCACTGGCAATGAACTCAAAGCTGGTTCGCATCCGTTGCATGGCCTGGAATTTGTCATCCTTGAAATCTTTGTTGAACCTCGGGTTTTCCACGTAGTTAAAATGAACTCTCCAGTCCCCCCTGGCCTGAAAAGTGACAGCTGCGGCCTGGGCTACAAAGCTGAAGACAAACCCAATAATCATTGCCAGAATCAGAAAGCGTTTCATGCAGATTTCTCCCCCTGCGAGAAAAATTTTGTGAAGAAGACTAAATTAAGATGAATGGCTTTAGTGACCTTAAATTAGTTTTTTTATCAATAAAAATCAAGGTATTTCAAAAGGTAAACAGAGAAAGGAAGTTAATGGCTGGTAGGCTGAAGTCAAACTTCAATCAGCGGAAATCAACCAGATCAGCGGCTTAAAATCTTCTTTTTTTGTACGTCCGAAAATATCAAAAAATAAAGCATATCAGCCGCTGATAACGCAGATCTCTGCAGATAAGAAGAGCGTTATTGTAATGAAAAAGGCCGGCCAGGTTCAACCTGCCGGCCTTTTTCAGGTCTGGATGTACAGTAACTTTAGAACATGTATCTGAAGCCAAAGGCTGCTTTCCAGGCCGGATCGTCCAGGAATTTTTCACCGTATCTTTTCTTGAAGTCAGCATTGATATAGCCCAGCTCAAGGATTACAGCCAGATTTTCATACATCTGGTACCTGGTGTCAAAATTTACTTCCCAGGCACTGTCCTTGGTAGTCATGAAGATTTCTGGATCATCCGGGCTATTGGGGTCGTTGCCCCCGGCATAATCTCTGAAATTGACTAGGCTCTTGTGGTTGGTTCCCTGATAGTAAGCCACCAGAAAGTCGTGGCTGAGCTTGTCCACAAAGCTGATCTCCTGAAGCTTGATACCCAGAGCCCACTTGCCTGACGGCCAGTTCAGGCCCCACAGGGCGTTCTCGGCATTGCCCCGGAAGTTGGAGCCTTCAAAACCAAAGGATGAGAAGTTCAGGCTGGACATGAAGTTGCCGTTATACACAAAAGAAGGCATGCGCTTGCCCTTGGTGTGGGGGTAGGCGCTGGATCTGGACTCTCCGGATTCGTACAGGAAAAAAGCCATGGGCTTCATAAGGTCCATGTTGTACTGAACTGCCAGATTGGCTATCCAGCCGGCTGTTTCCCCATGCTTGCTGAAATCAAAGTCGCCGCCTGGAGTTCCGCCGGGATTTATTCCAGTAAAGTACTTGCCTGAAGAGCCATAGTTGAAGTCAGCCATGATTACGATGGGATCAAACATATCCAGGGTCATGTTAAGACCCAGCCAGTAGCGGTCCCTGGACCGGTACCGGTCTGCATTGTCCATGGTAGCAGGGTCAGCGGTAACATCCATATCGGTTGCCCCGTCAAGAGCCCTGGCAAATTTGCCTTCCCTGGAATACACTGCAAAGGGATTAAGCTGTACCCCGTCAAGAGTGACCGGGAGGATGGCGAAAAAGGTGTCTACTTCGTCCTTGGAATATGAATTGATAAACCCGCTGCTGTTGGTATCCAGTCCCTGATCATATCCGTCAAACAGTCTGGTCCAGCCAAGGGTCAGGCCAAAGGTATCGTTAAAGGGCATGGAAGCGGTCAGGCCGTAGACTTCCTCATCCAGGATGTGGGAACCCAAGGTATTGGGCAGGACCACGGTCTGCTTTCCAGCCCGGATGTTGATTTCAGTGTTGGGAATGAAGTAATCAAGATAGGCCTGGTCGTAGCCCAGGGTCCCTCTGCCGCTTGTTCCAACCTGATGATTTTCCTGACCCCACCTGTTTTCGATGTGCAGGCGGAAAACAGCCCTGAGGTTTTCATTGGCAATGAACTCAAAAGTGGTTCTGATCCTCTGAACTGCCTGGAATTTGTCGTCTTTCAGATCACTGTCAAGTTGTGGATTTTTAACGTAATTTCCGCTCATCTGCCAGTCGCCTTTGGCCCGGACCAGTGCAGCCTGGGCCGGGGCTGTCAGGCCCAGGACAAAGGCGACCAGCAGAGCCATGATCATTAGACGCTTCATGCAATTTCCTCCTTTTGCATAAAATATAATTAGAAAATGGTGGATAATTATCAGAAAATTGTTGGTGATTTTTCTTAGATAAGTTTTGCTAACATAGCAAGAGATTTGAATGCTCTGGTCGAAAAAAGTCATTTGTCTTGGGCAAGGAGTGAGGCTTGGGTTTTGTGTCTTTCTGACAATGACATGGTGGGGAGCTGTCTTAGGCTGTCAGACGGGCAGATAGAAAATTTAGCGAATAGGTTGAGATCTCTTCAGCCGATTGACGGCCTGGTAATAAGCATGATTATATGCCCTCCCAGGCGCAGTGTGAGGGTCGCTATGGCTCCTGGCAACATAAGTATTGCCGGACTTAGCTCGTGAACTGCTGCTCCGCTGCTCCGCCTGTCTTGAGCGAAGTGCGGTAATCGCTGTCGCTTTCTGCTAAAAGGATTTCTTGGCTGGATTTGCAGCATGGATTGCTGCCCACCCTGCGGGGGCATAGCATAAAAAAGGCCGGAGGCGTGAGCCCCCGGCCTTTGTGGCGTCAGGATAAGTACTTAGGTGTACTAGAAGCGGTAGCGGAAACCAAAGGCAGCTTTCCAGGCGTCGTCGTCAAGCACCTTAACTTTGTTATCGCCATCGCGACGATCAGCAAAGTCGGCGTTGATGTAGCCAAGTTCGAGAATGGCAGCCAGGTTTTCATACATCTGGTATTGAGTGTTGAAATTTACTTCCCAGGCCTTGTCCTTGCTGGTCATCAGGATGTACTCATCAGGGTCTACATTTCTGTAGTCCTTATGGTTGGTACCCCGATAGTAAGCAAACTGGAATTCGTGGGTCAGGTTTTCGACAAAAGAGATGTCCATGAGTTTGAAACCAGCGCCCATTACGCCCAGGGTGGCCATGTGGTCATCGTCAGCCAGGCCGGCGATGCGGTTGCGGCCAACACCACGGAAGTTGGAGCCGTTGAAGCCGAAGGAGGTGAAGTTCACGTCCGGAATAAGAGTGGGCATCCGCTTGCCCTTTTTGCCATCTTCCATGCTGGATCTGGATTCACCAGATTCGTAAAGGAAGAATACCTGAGGAGTGAACAGGTCCATATTGTACTGGACAGCCAAGTTGGCGATCCAGCCGCGGGTTTCACCCATTTTTTCGTCATCAGCATTTCTGGCTATTTCGCCTCTGCCGCCATAGTTTAAGTCAGCCATGACCACGATGGGGTCGAACATATCTACAGTTGCATTGATGCCCAGCCAGTAGTGGTTGGCGCTTTCGCCGTTCCAGTCAGCATAAGTTTCATCAGCATCTATATCTGCAAAAGCATTTTTGCCTGAGTAGCCGTAAGCTACAAAGGGGTTAACCTGGAATCCGTCCATGGTTACCGGAACAATGGCAAAGAATACATCCAGTTCGTCTTTTGAATATCTTCTGTTGCCGCTCTGATCATACCCGCTTCCTTCTTCGTCCATAAATCTGGACCAACCCAGTGTCAGACCAACCATGTCATTGAACTGAGTACCAGCGGTTACACCGTAAACAAACTCATCCAGGATGTGGGAGCCCAAGGTGTTGGGCAGAGCAACGGCCTGCTTACCAACCTTGAGGTTAACATCAGTGTTGGGGATCATGAAATCAAGATACGCCAAGTCATAGCCAAGCTTGTCGCGGCCACTGACGCCTGTCGTATGTCCTTCTTCACCCCATCTGTTTTCCACGTGAAAACGGAACACTGCTTTCAGGTTTTCATTGGCCACGAACTCAAAAGCGGTACGCAGGCGCTGAACAGCCTGAAACCTGTCGTCTTTTTCGTCTTTGTCAAAGTTAGGATTTTTAACATAGTTACCGCTCATCTGCCAGTCACCCTTGGCGTTGATCTGCACGGCCTGAGCCATGCCAACGGTGCCCAGGATAAAGGCAGCCATGACGGCCATCACGATAAAACGTTTCATAAAACTTTCTCCTTTTGCTTGAGAAAAATAAAATTTGAAAACAAACTCCTGACGCCGGACACTCGTTTCCAAGTGTTGAGCCTTTGTCTATATGGCCTGAAAACAAAATGCAAGGGTTTTTTGTCAAAAAAATGGTCAAAAGTAAAAATTTTTTTACTGTACAGATTTTTGAACCTTTGGGGAGGTCTAAGAGCTAAGAGGGGAAGGGGAAGGGAAAAGAGGAAAAAGTCAGGGATTGCTTCAGCTGATTCCGGGCCTGGCAATGATATAATGCTTCGCCTGCCCCAAGGGGAGCTTGGGGGATTGCTTGGCGGCCTCCAGGCAAACCAATACGGCAAATTTTTTGTCGGCCAGCTGTCTGATTTCTTCAGGCAGCTCATTGTAAGCCTTCCAGTAGGATTTAACTGTAAAGGAATCCATTAAGGCTGCATTTTCCGGCTGTTACCACTTTGATGCTCTTCAAGGGCCTGCCTGGACATGCGGATCATTGGTTCGGATGATTCTGCATACAGTTTCTGCCATTTTTGCTCATTATTGATTTCATCCACAAAATTTCTGAGTATTTCAAGGGCCTGGCTTCTTTGACCAGGAGTAATGCTTTCAAGCATTTCAACCGCAGTCATGGTTTCCGGGGATAGTGTTCTGGTATTTTGCATGTTGCCTCCTCCTTAATATCATTCAATCTATATTTGATTGGTAATCAATGCAAGGGGGTGCCTGGCACCGGGAAAAAGGGCTGAGGGTCAAGAATGAAGATAAAATGATATAATGCTTTGTTTGTCCCAAGTAGAGCCTGGGGATGGGCTGCGCCTTTGGCAAAATGACAAACAGGCCGGGTCATGAGTCTTTGGCCTCAAAAGACTCTGTCCCTTTATC is a window from the Desulfonatronovibrio hydrogenovorans DSM 9292 genome containing:
- a CDS encoding outer membrane homotrimeric porin; its protein translation is MKRFLILAMIIGFVFSFVAQAAAVTFQARGDWRVHFNYVENPRFNKDFKDDKFQAMQRMRTSFEFIASENLRGVLRITTDNVRWGERAATGQFDVGETVSLGFDQAYIEYYVPSTKINVKAGLQTVVLPNTLGSHILDSEEYGVVASTPVNQKLGLTLGWLRVNDKRERWDLGGGNFEKSRDEVDLLFTVAPFTLEGLQINPFLAYARAGKYAPISYTDFYGNNPFWVDASGFNWKQMNVFWAGINMTLNRFDPWVVNADFNYGQSSRYLSYTEPDNIYLVGDKIGETAGWIASLSVACKMDMMTPELFFLYESGESRTSLRGDKKGRRMPALTPRLTMSSFAFNGSNFGSDPGHAAGQVPAFTQRSAMNMLRTTGMWAAGFRLGDISLMDRVSHDFLLAYYRGTNHKDYLDEEVGNQVFTTRDYLWEINFDTTYQMYDNLAAILELGYINVNRASRTNNGDPVDVPGDNSWKAAFGFRYQF
- a CDS encoding outer membrane homotrimeric porin yields the protein MKRLMIMALLVAFVLGLTAPAQAALVRAKGDWQMSGNYVKNPQLDSDLKDDKFQAVQRIRTTFEFIANENLRAVFRLHIENRWGQENHQVGTSGRGTLGYDQAYLDYFIPNTEINIRAGKQTVVLPNTLGSHILDEEVYGLTASMPFNDTFGLTLGWTRLFDGYDQGLDTNSSGFINSYSKDEVDTFFAILPVTLDGVQLNPFAVYSREGKFARALDGATDMDVTADPATMDNADRYRSRDRYWLGLNMTLDMFDPIVIMADFNYGSSGKYFTGINPGGTPGGDFDFSKHGETAGWIANLAVQYNMDLMKPMAFFLYESGESRSSAYPHTKGKRMPSFVYNGNFMSSLNFSSFGFEGSNFRGNAENALWGLNWPSGKWALGIKLQEISFVDKLSHDFLVAYYQGTNHKSLVNFRDYAGGNDPNSPDDPEIFMTTKDSAWEVNFDTRYQMYENLAVILELGYINADFKKRYGEKFLDDPAWKAAFGFRYMF
- a CDS encoding outer membrane homotrimeric porin — its product is MKRFIVMAVMAAFILGTVGMAQAVQINAKGDWQMSGNYVKNPNFDKDEKDDRFQAVQRLRTAFEFVANENLKAVFRFHVENRWGEEGHTTGVSGRDKLGYDLAYLDFMIPNTDVNLKVGKQAVALPNTLGSHILDEFVYGVTAGTQFNDMVGLTLGWSRFMDEEGSGYDQSGNRRYSKDELDVFFAIVPVTMDGFQVNPFVAYGYSGKNAFADIDADETYADWNGESANHYWLGINATVDMFDPIVVMADLNYGGRGEIARNADDEKMGETRGWIANLAVQYNMDLFTPQVFFLYESGESRSSMEDGKKGKRMPTLIPDVNFTSFGFNGSNFRGVGRNRIAGLADDDHMATLGVMGAGFKLMDISFVENLTHEFQFAYYRGTNHKDYRNVDPDEYILMTSKDKAWEVNFNTQYQMYENLAAILELGYINADFADRRDGDNKVKVLDDDAWKAAFGFRYRF